One region of Thalassophryne amazonica chromosome 16, fThaAma1.1, whole genome shotgun sequence genomic DNA includes:
- the csdc2b gene encoding cold shock domain-containing protein C2 has protein sequence MADPAETPVRSPITKLSLSLPFLKEGSRLWEGGAEQQLPRDLPSPLPTRRTRTYSATVRAHSSPVFKGVCKNFSRSQGHGFICPSHGGEDIFVHISDIEGEYVPVEGDEVTYKVCRVPPKNLKVQAVEVKLTHLNPGTKHETWSGQIISS, from the exons ATGGCGGACCCTGCTGAGACCCCAGTGCGCTCCCCCATTACCAAGCTCTCCCTCTCTTTACCTTTCCTGAAGGAGGGGAGTCGGCTGTGGGAGGGAGGCGCGGAGCAGCAGCTTCCTCGAGATCTTCCGAGCCCCCTGCCGACCAGACGTACCCGTACATATTCAGC CACAGTGCGTGCTCACTCGAGTCCCGTGTTTAAGGGAGTGTGTAAGAACTTCTCCAGGTCACAAGGTCATGGCTTCATctgcccctcccatggtggagaaGACATCTTTGTTCATATCTCAGA CATTGAAGGGGAGTACGTCCCAGTTGAAGGTGATGAAGTCACGTACAAAGTGTGCAGAGTCCCACCCAAGAACTTGAAGGTGCAGGCTGTGGAGGTGAAGCTCACACATCTCAACCCAGGGACAAAACATGAAACCTGGTCTGGACAGATCATCAGCTCATAA